From Mucilaginibacter rubeus, a single genomic window includes:
- a CDS encoding response regulator: protein MRVFKVIYLVLILLTVTCIKVTAQTNYVAAVHGVLDLRNKPINDKIELTGNWLFYWNQLVNPNDDTVGIKDRLLVEFPFKWNGYTWRGKKLPAFGYGTYLLKILLPAKHPELKLGMPDVYSAYRLYVNGKLASSNGNVTTTAKGFEAHWEYHAINLPNADTINITLQISNFIHSKGGIGKPIFIGPADKIDLARHQAEGIDLMLTGCLLMGGLFFLGLYLLGSRDKAILLFALFSMVYSYRIIGTDNYVLHTLLPDINWYITARMEYISLFLGIGLFGLYTLYLYPIDVNNRIVNIINGVSFSFALITLFSPALIFTQLVNPFLMVMLFCLIYIPYVYSRAWRNNRPGSVYALMSAFALMSVFGISLFHYWALIPPLQLVSFLGYLAFFFLQSLVLAHRVSFVLKKARVEAEQGLKAKSEFLSTMSHEIRTPLNSVIGMSHLLLKNEPRKDQIEHLDVMLFSANNLLAIVNDVLDYNKIEAGKITFEHIEMDLAAITRNVVGGLQTAAHDKDITLRLDFDKKLQHKLLGDPTRLSQVITNLVHNAIKFTPSGEVVLGVEVKEQTETTATLMIFVKDTGIGIPRGKQKLIFERFTQADSSISRSFGGTGLGLAISKKILELQNSSLQLISEEGVGSIFYFIQTFDKAAKQQEQIDVKAKPDETDKLLNGISILLVDDNPMNVMVAQTYLKRWGAVTDVATNGLEALDKLDVSKHRLILMDLQMPVMDGYESTKKIRANGVNIPIIALTANLPKDVEEEAFKIGFNDIVMKPFLPDELHSKVLHYVFKQEHV from the coding sequence ATGAGAGTTTTTAAGGTTATTTATTTAGTATTAATTCTGTTAACAGTTACCTGTATAAAAGTAACTGCACAAACTAATTATGTAGCCGCGGTACATGGCGTATTAGATCTTCGCAATAAACCCATCAATGATAAAATTGAACTAACGGGAAACTGGTTATTTTACTGGAACCAGTTGGTCAACCCCAATGACGACACAGTTGGTATTAAAGACAGGTTGTTGGTGGAATTTCCGTTTAAATGGAACGGATATACCTGGCGGGGAAAAAAACTACCGGCCTTTGGTTACGGAACTTACCTGCTTAAAATTTTGCTTCCCGCTAAACACCCTGAATTGAAGCTTGGCATGCCCGACGTTTACAGTGCTTACAGGCTTTATGTAAACGGTAAATTAGCATCGTCAAACGGCAACGTTACCACTACCGCAAAAGGTTTTGAAGCTCATTGGGAATATCACGCCATTAACCTGCCTAATGCCGATACCATCAATATCACTTTACAGATATCCAACTTTATACACAGTAAAGGAGGGATCGGTAAACCAATATTTATAGGCCCTGCCGATAAGATCGACCTCGCCCGGCACCAAGCTGAAGGTATTGATCTGATGCTGACAGGTTGTTTACTGATGGGCGGTTTATTTTTCCTCGGCTTATACCTGTTAGGCAGCCGAGATAAAGCTATTTTACTTTTTGCCCTGTTTTCGATGGTTTACAGTTATCGCATTATTGGAACGGATAACTACGTATTACATACGCTGTTGCCAGATATTAACTGGTATATAACAGCACGAATGGAGTACATAAGCCTCTTTTTAGGGATAGGTTTGTTTGGACTTTACACATTATATCTATATCCAATTGATGTAAATAACAGGATTGTTAATATCATTAATGGCGTTAGTTTTTCGTTTGCTTTAATAACACTGTTTAGCCCAGCGTTAATTTTTACACAACTGGTTAATCCATTTTTAATGGTCATGCTTTTTTGCCTGATCTATATCCCATATGTGTATTCGAGGGCCTGGCGTAACAACAGGCCGGGATCTGTTTACGCGTTAATGAGCGCGTTCGCCTTAATGTCGGTATTTGGCATCTCGCTGTTTCATTACTGGGCGCTTATACCGCCATTGCAATTAGTTAGCTTTTTAGGATATCTTGCATTTTTCTTCCTGCAATCTTTAGTGCTGGCCCACCGGGTATCGTTTGTATTGAAAAAGGCAAGGGTTGAAGCGGAGCAGGGCTTAAAGGCCAAAAGTGAGTTTTTGAGTACTATGAGCCACGAGATCCGTACACCGCTCAATTCGGTAATAGGGATGAGCCATTTGTTGCTTAAGAACGAACCTCGTAAAGATCAGATTGAGCATCTTGATGTTATGCTTTTTTCCGCAAATAACCTGTTGGCAATAGTGAACGATGTGCTTGATTACAATAAGATTGAGGCCGGGAAAATAACATTTGAGCATATTGAAATGGACCTGGCTGCCATAACCCGGAATGTTGTAGGGGGCTTGCAAACCGCAGCCCATGATAAGGATATTACGCTACGGCTCGATTTTGATAAAAAGTTGCAGCATAAATTGCTCGGTGACCCGACCCGCTTATCGCAGGTAATCACTAACCTGGTTCATAACGCAATCAAATTTACGCCGAGCGGTGAGGTGGTTTTAGGAGTAGAAGTGAAGGAACAAACGGAAACAACCGCCACGTTAATGATCTTTGTGAAGGATACGGGGATCGGCATACCCAGGGGCAAGCAGAAACTCATATTTGAACGCTTTACCCAGGCCGATTCGTCAATATCACGCAGTTTTGGTGGTACAGGTTTAGGTCTTGCTATCAGTAAAAAAATATTAGAGTTACAAAACTCATCCCTGCAACTGATCAGCGAAGAAGGTGTTGGATCGATATTCTATTTTATTCAAACCTTTGACAAGGCAGCAAAGCAACAGGAGCAAATCGATGTAAAAGCTAAACCCGACGAAACAGATAAACTTCTTAACGGAATTTCTATTTTGTTGGTTGATGATAACCCGATGAATGTAATGGTAGCCCAAACTTATTTAAAACGCTGGGGAGCCGTTACGGATGTGGCCACAAACGGATTAGAAGCTTTAGATAAACTTGATGTATCAAAACACAGGCTCATATTGATGGATTTACAGATGCCGGTAATGGATGGATATGAATCGACAAAAAAGATAAGGGCTAATGGCGTAAATATTCCAATCATAGCGCTTACCGCCAACTTACCTAAAGACGTTGAAGAAGAGGCTTTTAAAATCGGGTTTAATGATATCGTAATGAAGCCGTTTTTGCCCGATGAACTGCATAGTAAAGTGCTGCACTATGTTTTTAAACAAGAGCATGTATAA
- a CDS encoding glycoside hydrolase family 35 protein encodes MKKTLLSLLLLTFITSQVFSQAKHTFKIADGNFIYDGKPIQIHSGEMHFARIPKAYWKQRLQMLRAMGMNAVATYVFWNHHEVSPGVWDFKTDNRDIREFIKTAQQEGLMVILRPGPYACAEWEFGGYPWWLQNDKQLVIRSKNDRFLDSCKTYINHLMGQVKDLQITHGGPIIMVQAENEFGSYVAQRKDVPLADHKIYSAAIKDLLLKAGVDVPLFTSDGDWLFQGGVISGALPTANGEGDTKNLKKLINQFNDGKGPYMVAEYYPGWLDHWGEKFEKVSETSVIKDLEKYLKDTVSFNIYMAHGGTNFGFTSGANYDKEHQIQPDITSYDYDAPISEAGWVTPKFTAIRNLMKKYAAYAIPEVPAQIPVIQIPAIKLTKTADLLELTKNQQAVESDTPQTFEALNQGHGYVLYSRKFTQPINGTLNLEGLRDYATIYVNGEKVGELNRQGNKFSCPINIPFNARLDILVENLGRINYGGEIIHNLKGIISPVKIDDHEITGNWQMYRLPMDKAPTLASGSVNTVGRPTIYQGTFELNKVGDTFLDMKNWGKGIVFVNGINIGRYWKIGPQQTLYLPGCWLKKGTNSIVVFDQLNETQQTEITTVTVPVLDGVVSK; translated from the coding sequence ATGAAAAAAACACTACTCTCTTTATTACTGCTAACCTTTATTACTTCACAGGTTTTTAGTCAGGCGAAACACACTTTTAAAATTGCTGATGGCAATTTTATTTACGACGGAAAACCTATCCAGATCCATTCGGGCGAAATGCATTTTGCCCGAATCCCTAAAGCATACTGGAAACAACGTTTACAAATGCTTAGGGCAATGGGCATGAACGCGGTTGCTACCTACGTTTTCTGGAATCATCATGAGGTTAGTCCGGGTGTTTGGGATTTTAAAACAGATAACCGCGATATACGTGAGTTCATAAAAACGGCGCAACAGGAGGGCTTAATGGTAATATTAAGACCAGGCCCTTACGCCTGCGCCGAGTGGGAGTTTGGTGGTTATCCGTGGTGGCTTCAAAACGATAAACAATTGGTTATTCGCAGTAAGAACGACCGCTTTTTGGATTCATGCAAAACCTACATTAACCATTTAATGGGCCAGGTTAAGGATTTGCAAATTACCCATGGCGGGCCAATTATTATGGTACAGGCCGAAAATGAATTTGGATCATATGTAGCCCAGCGTAAAGATGTGCCGCTTGCCGATCACAAAATTTACAGCGCGGCCATAAAGGATCTGCTGCTAAAAGCAGGCGTTGATGTGCCATTGTTTACTTCGGATGGCGATTGGTTATTTCAGGGCGGTGTAATCAGCGGGGCTTTGCCAACTGCCAACGGCGAGGGTGATACCAAAAATCTAAAAAAACTCATCAATCAATTCAACGACGGAAAAGGCCCTTATATGGTGGCCGAATATTATCCAGGCTGGCTTGATCACTGGGGCGAGAAATTTGAAAAAGTATCTGAAACTTCGGTAATTAAAGATCTGGAAAAGTATTTGAAGGATACCGTATCATTTAATATCTACATGGCACATGGCGGTACCAATTTTGGCTTTACAAGCGGGGCTAACTATGATAAAGAGCATCAGATTCAGCCGGATATTACCAGTTACGATTATGACGCTCCAATAAGTGAAGCTGGTTGGGTAACACCTAAATTTACTGCTATCCGTAACCTGATGAAAAAATATGCGGCATACGCTATTCCGGAAGTGCCCGCCCAAATTCCCGTAATCCAGATCCCGGCGATAAAACTAACTAAAACGGCAGATCTGCTTGAGCTTACCAAAAATCAGCAGGCAGTAGAAAGCGATACCCCTCAAACATTTGAGGCGCTTAACCAGGGGCATGGCTACGTATTGTACAGCCGCAAATTTACACAGCCAATTAACGGTACCTTAAACCTGGAAGGCTTGCGTGACTATGCTACAATATATGTAAATGGTGAAAAAGTTGGCGAGCTTAACAGGCAAGGCAACAAATTCAGCTGCCCTATAAACATTCCGTTTAATGCCCGTTTAGATATTTTGGTTGAGAACCTTGGCCGTATTAATTATGGTGGCGAGATCATTCATAACCTTAAAGGTATCATTAGTCCCGTTAAGATTGATGACCATGAAATTACCGGTAACTGGCAAATGTACAGGCTGCCTATGGATAAAGCCCCGACGCTTGCATCAGGTTCTGTAAATACAGTTGGCCGCCCGACAATTTACCAGGGAACCTTTGAGCTAAATAAAGTTGGAGATACTTTTTTAGATATGAAGAACTGGGGTAAAGGGATTGTATTTGTAAATGGCATTAACATCGGCCGCTACTGGAAGATAGGTCCTCAGCAAACGCTTTATTTGCCTGGATGCTGGCTAAAAAAAGGCACGAACAGTATTGTGGTATTTGACCAACTGAATGAAACCCAACAAACAGAGATCACTACTGTAACGGTGCCGGTTTTAGACGGGGTGGTTAGTAAATAA
- a CDS encoding RNA polymerase sigma factor RpoD/SigA, producing MRDLNITQSITARDAASLEMYFSDIAREPTINAEEEVVLAGKIRQGDLSALHKLVKANLRFVVSVAKKYQHQGMPMGDLISEGNLGLLEAAKRFDETRGFKFISYAVWWIRQRIMEALLDKTRMIRLPANQVDMIVHVNRATGVLEQRLERLPAQDEIADFLETAEWKVKEALYVAPFTHSYDKADTTGDDGYSLLDRLNSDEPGVESFLEASQLKQQLDELLGKLNTAERSVIFYHYGLDGHSELSAPEIGSRLGVSAERVRQLRNRAIDKLREKASLQKLEV from the coding sequence ATGAGAGACCTGAATATTACCCAATCCATCACCGCCCGTGATGCTGCTTCGCTGGAGATGTATTTCAGCGACATTGCCCGTGAGCCTACAATTAATGCAGAGGAAGAAGTTGTATTAGCCGGAAAGATCAGGCAGGGCGACTTATCGGCTTTGCATAAGCTTGTAAAGGCTAACCTGCGTTTTGTGGTTTCGGTGGCAAAAAAATATCAGCACCAGGGCATGCCCATGGGCGACCTGATTAGTGAGGGTAATTTAGGCTTGCTTGAAGCCGCTAAACGGTTTGACGAAACACGTGGCTTCAAGTTCATTTCGTATGCCGTATGGTGGATCAGGCAGCGCATCATGGAGGCATTACTCGATAAAACCCGGATGATCCGCCTGCCTGCTAACCAGGTGGATATGATTGTTCATGTTAACAGGGCAACCGGCGTTTTAGAACAACGGTTGGAACGGCTACCTGCCCAGGATGAAATAGCCGATTTTTTGGAAACTGCCGAATGGAAAGTAAAAGAAGCGCTGTATGTAGCCCCCTTTACACATTCATATGATAAGGCGGATACAACTGGCGACGACGGGTATAGCTTACTCGATCGCCTAAACAGCGATGAACCCGGAGTTGAAAGTTTTCTGGAAGCTTCTCAATTGAAACAACAACTTGATGAGTTACTTGGCAAGCTAAACACGGCCGAGCGATCAGTTATATTCTATCATTATGGGCTTGATGGGCACAGCGAACTCTCCGCTCCTGAAATCGGAAGTAGGCTTGGCGTTAGTGCCGAGCGGGTGAGGCAGCTAAGAAACCGGGCTATTGATAAGCTAAGGGAAAAAGCCAGCCTGCAAAAACTTGAAGTTTAA
- a CDS encoding NAD-dependent epimerase/dehydratase family protein, protein MEHDKNQPSPVILVTGARGQIGTELVAALRNVYGRKQVIATDLHDAAAISESNRPYHQLNVLDKDELENLIVTYGVTQIYHLAATLSAKGEEAPLKAWHLNMQSLLNILEVAKDHKLDKVFWPSSIAVFGPSTARKISPQDALLDPQTVYGISKEAGEQWCAYYREHYGLDVRSIRYPGLISYSAPAGGGTTDYAVAIFHEALQNGSYNCYLNPDTALPMMYMDDAVRATLELMGAPAEALKERGAYNIGALSFTPAELATELQKHLPDFTISYDADKRQSIANSWPAGVDDNAATRDWNWLPKYDLAAMTTDMLLHLDPVYKNNSNTATVS, encoded by the coding sequence ATGGAACACGATAAAAATCAACCATCGCCGGTAATCCTTGTTACCGGTGCCCGCGGGCAGATCGGTACTGAACTGGTTGCCGCCTTAAGAAACGTTTACGGCAGAAAACAGGTTATCGCTACCGACCTGCATGATGCCGCTGCAATATCCGAATCAAACCGTCCATACCATCAACTTAATGTATTGGACAAAGATGAGCTGGAGAACCTCATTGTTACCTATGGCGTAACTCAGATCTATCATCTCGCAGCCACTTTATCTGCAAAAGGAGAAGAAGCCCCACTAAAGGCCTGGCACCTGAATATGCAAAGCCTGCTGAATATATTGGAGGTGGCTAAAGATCATAAATTGGATAAAGTGTTTTGGCCAAGCAGCATTGCCGTGTTTGGGCCATCAACAGCGCGCAAAATCAGTCCGCAGGATGCTTTGCTTGATCCGCAAACAGTTTATGGCATTAGTAAAGAGGCTGGCGAACAATGGTGTGCTTATTACCGGGAGCACTACGGACTTGACGTACGCAGTATCCGTTATCCCGGATTAATTAGCTACAGTGCCCCGGCCGGTGGCGGTACTACCGACTATGCGGTGGCGATATTCCACGAAGCTTTGCAGAACGGAAGCTACAATTGCTACCTTAATCCCGACACTGCATTGCCTATGATGTACATGGACGATGCCGTGAGGGCAACCCTTGAACTGATGGGTGCTCCGGCCGAAGCGCTGAAAGAACGTGGTGCCTATAATATCGGCGCTTTAAGTTTCACACCTGCTGAGCTTGCAACCGAATTGCAAAAACATTTACCTGATTTTACCATCAGTTATGATGCCGATAAGCGTCAGTCTATCGCGAACTCATGGCCGGCTGGTGTTGATGACAATGCAGCGACGCGCGATTGGAACTGGTTACCGAAATATGATCTTGCGGCCATGACTACAGACATGCTGCTGCATCTGGATCCGGTTTACAAGAATAATAGCAATACTGCAACTGTGAGCTAA
- a CDS encoding Lrp/AsnC family transcriptional regulator — MLDQLDDTDIRILQLLQENARLTGQEIGLKLNKTTTPINNRIRSLQERGYIKKYVAVLDHEKLELDFMTFTHVQLKDHSQHSLSHFENEIIKLPEVLECYHLTGDFDFILKVTVKDRKEYHDFLMNRLFAIIAIGKVETKLVMKAAKTETALPIRKH; from the coding sequence ATGCTTGATCAACTCGACGATACCGATATCCGCATACTTCAATTGCTACAGGAAAATGCCCGCCTTACCGGTCAGGAAATAGGTTTAAAACTCAATAAAACCACTACTCCTATTAATAACCGCATCCGCTCGTTGCAGGAACGGGGCTATATAAAAAAATACGTGGCAGTACTTGATCATGAAAAACTGGAGCTTGATTTCATGACCTTTACCCACGTACAATTGAAAGACCATAGCCAGCACAGTTTAAGCCATTTTGAAAATGAGATCATTAAGCTTCCGGAAGTGTTAGAGTGCTATCACCTTACAGGCGATTTTGACTTTATTTTAAAGGTTACAGTAAAAGACCGTAAGGAATATCACGATTTTTTGATGAACAGGCTTTTTGCCATCATAGCTATTGGTAAGGTGGAAACTAAATTGGTGATGAAAGCGGCAAAAACGGAGACCGCACTGCCAATCAGAAAGCATTGA
- a CDS encoding ArsR/SmtB family transcription factor yields MDNKKIEKISRALSDANRIAILQQFKKKKDCLYCAEVNDLLDLTQPSVSHHLKQLVDADLLLPQKEGRNLKYVLNQEVLDEYIACLNELKN; encoded by the coding sequence ATGGACAATAAAAAAATAGAGAAAATATCCAGGGCGTTAAGCGATGCGAACAGGATAGCTATTTTACAGCAGTTTAAAAAGAAGAAGGATTGCCTTTACTGCGCAGAGGTAAATGATTTGCTTGATCTTACACAGCCTTCTGTATCGCATCACTTAAAACAATTAGTCGATGCCGATTTACTTTTGCCACAAAAAGAAGGCCGCAACCTTAAGTACGTACTGAACCAGGAAGTACTTGACGAGTACATTGCCTGCTTGAACGAATTAAAAAATTAG
- a CDS encoding MFS transporter: protein MNKSIYIMALGAFGIITTEFGVIGILPDLVKEFHISIDTAGWLLSAFALTVALAGPFTNMLTARLNRKFVMCLVLGIFVISNLLSAVAPNFTVLMIARILPAFLHPVFWAVSMTAAAKQAGPKDAPKAISIVMAGLSVATVLGVPLTTYMADLFSWRASFIGSAVVNLLAFGALTLFAPSMPVNDEQASPKSQLQLLRNVHLWVKLLASTIILAGMFATYGYLAEYLDKVSRMSGAQISIMLLVFGGTGIAGNWLMGIALSKNVTLTVRLFLLSLVATHILAYQFGGYFIPMVVILSVWGFIHTGGFLAANIQLTHGIEEPALDFVNSLLPSFFNAGITLGTLLGGFVIAHYGIHQVIWMTVPLLLLAFSMSFIKSNVGQKATSTTIEELQEPEPVQVAICE from the coding sequence ATGAATAAATCAATTTACATTATGGCCCTGGGTGCGTTTGGCATCATAACTACCGAGTTTGGGGTTATCGGCATCCTCCCCGATCTGGTAAAAGAATTTCATATATCAATTGACACGGCCGGATGGTTGTTGAGTGCCTTTGCCTTAACAGTGGCACTTGCAGGCCCGTTTACCAATATGCTTACTGCACGCCTTAACCGTAAATTTGTAATGTGCCTTGTATTGGGAATCTTCGTAATCTCCAATCTGTTATCGGCCGTAGCGCCAAACTTTACCGTACTCATGATAGCCCGCATATTGCCCGCTTTTTTGCACCCGGTATTCTGGGCGGTGTCTATGACAGCGGCAGCAAAGCAGGCAGGCCCGAAAGATGCGCCTAAGGCTATTTCGATAGTTATGGCCGGGTTGAGTGTAGCTACCGTGCTTGGGGTGCCCCTTACTACCTATATGGCCGATTTGTTTAGCTGGAGAGCATCATTTATTGGATCAGCCGTTGTTAACTTGCTTGCATTTGGCGCGTTAACGCTTTTTGCCCCTTCAATGCCTGTTAATGACGAACAGGCAAGCCCTAAAAGTCAATTGCAATTGCTACGGAATGTTCATTTATGGGTTAAGTTACTGGCTTCAACCATCATCCTGGCGGGTATGTTTGCCACCTATGGCTACCTTGCAGAATATCTGGATAAGGTATCGCGCATGAGCGGAGCACAAATCAGTATTATGCTGCTGGTGTTTGGTGGCACAGGTATAGCCGGGAACTGGTTAATGGGCATTGCGCTAAGTAAAAACGTAACGCTTACTGTTCGCCTGTTTTTACTTTCTTTAGTTGCAACGCATATATTGGCCTATCAGTTTGGCGGATATTTTATTCCCATGGTCGTTATCCTTTCAGTATGGGGTTTTATACATACCGGGGGATTCCTTGCGGCCAACATACAACTTACACACGGTATCGAGGAGCCTGCGCTTGATTTTGTAAACAGCCTGCTTCCCTCCTTTTTTAATGCCGGTATAACGCTGGGTACTTTATTGGGTGGTTTTGTTATTGCGCATTATGGTATTCACCAGGTAATCTGGATGACAGTGCCGTTGCTTCTGCTTGCATTTAGCATGAGCTTTATTAAATCAAATGTTGGCCAGAAAGCTACCTCCACAACTATTGAAGAACTACAGGAACCAGAACCTGTACAGGTAGCTATTTGCGAATAA
- a CDS encoding DUF4998 domain-containing protein, whose protein sequence is MKLYKITSYYLLMLAAFIISSCTKMDDFKKKYEPNGPIIYPGKLDSVQVFSGRNRVLLTGLFTSDPKIVKYRVYWNSKQDSVDTPVKRTSGVDTAKLFIPNLPEGIMTFEIRTYDNEGHVSIPVTLAGNVYGSLYQSSLINRGIAKAELQADGSALINWADVNADDGLLSMEIKYTDVSNKQHDTLITSVPTGLSTSLPKFKAGDVINYRTAFKPNKTAIDTFYVDFQDHSVKADVTSIYLTNTGPFQRNTFDGRWGTLAAPWITNAAAKNKDNGTNGGYSSDGGGTINWETWNNTPVVNGIVYQATSSPLPAGNYIVSFDAYSEVQSNSSVYCVAAAGGNGIPVLANLSTALGYVNLFNGANVGSTSPNSREVKTFTFTLASPQVVSIGFLGNIVGNGNPGSYFTVFNIKLFKN, encoded by the coding sequence ATGAAATTATATAAAATAACATCATACTATCTGTTGATGCTGGCAGCCTTCATCATAAGCTCCTGCACTAAAATGGATGATTTCAAAAAGAAATATGAGCCCAACGGGCCAATTATATATCCGGGCAAACTGGATTCGGTACAGGTGTTTTCAGGCAGGAACCGTGTATTACTCACCGGCCTTTTTACATCCGACCCTAAAATTGTAAAATACAGGGTATACTGGAACAGTAAGCAGGATTCGGTAGATACGCCGGTGAAACGTACCAGCGGGGTTGACACCGCGAAATTGTTTATACCTAATTTGCCGGAAGGTATCATGACCTTTGAGATCCGTACCTATGACAATGAAGGGCATGTATCCATTCCAGTTACCCTGGCGGGAAATGTGTATGGCAGTTTGTATCAAAGTTCGCTCATTAACCGCGGCATAGCCAAAGCCGAGCTCCAGGCAGACGGATCGGCTTTAATTAATTGGGCCGATGTTAACGCCGATGACGGCTTGCTTTCTATGGAGATCAAATACACTGATGTCTCAAACAAACAACATGATACATTGATCACTTCGGTGCCGACGGGCTTAAGCACATCGTTGCCTAAATTTAAGGCAGGTGACGTAATTAATTATCGTACGGCGTTTAAACCCAATAAAACAGCTATTGATACTTTTTACGTAGACTTCCAGGATCATAGTGTTAAAGCAGATGTAACCAGTATTTACCTTACCAACACCGGGCCTTTCCAAAGAAATACTTTTGACGGACGCTGGGGAACGCTTGCCGCGCCATGGATAACCAACGCAGCAGCTAAGAATAAGGATAACGGCACTAACGGCGGTTACAGCTCCGATGGCGGGGGCACTATTAACTGGGAAACATGGAATAATACACCTGTGGTTAACGGTATTGTTTATCAGGCCACATCGTCACCATTACCGGCCGGAAATTATATTGTTTCCTTTGACGCGTATTCAGAAGTGCAATCAAATTCATCGGTTTATTGCGTTGCTGCTGCAGGAGGGAACGGAATACCTGTTCTCGCAAACCTTTCAACAGCTTTAGGATATGTGAATTTGTTTAACGGTGCCAACGTAGGCAGTACAAGCCCAAATTCAAGAGAGGTAAAAACTTTTACTTTTACGCTTGCATCGCCACAAGTAGTATCGATAGGATTTTTAGGAAACATTGTAGGTAACGGCAATCCGGGCAGTTATTTCACGGTATTTAATATTAAACTTTTCAAAAATTAA
- a CDS encoding DUF5000 domain-containing lipoprotein gives METRKLQAAFCTLLLMIVMAGCKQESLNKPTITNNNAPGVVSNVQVQNLNGEATLTYTLPGDNDLFYVKAVYETSPGKTREVIASHYTNTLTVDGFGDTLAHVVKLYAINSSEKASAPVNVTVTPLTPPYLLAYRSLKVTATFGGFNVTCDNEAKDNLAIVPMVDTANNGQYVQPKGMDNIYSNSVLIKAAVRGQPAVERKYAFFVRDRFLNKSDTLFMKLTPFYEEQFSKLDWSAYVLPGDATNLYSYTDVTKIFDGNFTGGWPNCLFTVESAGSPQMVTIDLGKQRVFSRFIMNPFIEIGNVYYVRGNLRDFEIWGSNSPNVNGALDASWTKLLTCNVVKPSGSPSGTETAADYNYAHDGWGFDFPAGLSAYRYIRIRSLRNWTGSYFMSISEFTLFGK, from the coding sequence ATGGAAACAAGGAAATTACAAGCTGCTTTCTGCACGTTACTATTGATGATAGTAATGGCTGGCTGCAAGCAGGAATCACTCAATAAACCAACTATAACCAATAACAATGCACCGGGAGTTGTTAGCAACGTACAGGTGCAAAACCTTAACGGCGAGGCTACTTTAACGTATACTTTGCCCGGCGATAATGACCTTTTTTATGTGAAAGCCGTTTATGAAACTTCGCCGGGTAAAACACGCGAGGTAATAGCCTCACATTACACCAATACATTAACTGTTGATGGTTTTGGCGATACGCTTGCGCACGTCGTGAAACTATATGCGATTAACTCAAGCGAGAAGGCATCGGCACCGGTAAATGTTACTGTAACTCCATTAACACCACCTTATTTACTTGCCTACAGATCTCTTAAGGTAACCGCAACCTTTGGCGGTTTTAACGTGACTTGCGATAATGAAGCCAAAGACAATCTTGCCATTGTGCCAATGGTTGATACTGCCAACAATGGCCAATATGTACAACCAAAGGGTATGGATAACATCTACAGCAACAGTGTTTTGATAAAGGCAGCGGTAAGGGGGCAACCTGCCGTTGAACGTAAGTACGCGTTTTTTGTGCGCGATAGATTTTTAAATAAGTCAGATACGCTGTTTATGAAACTTACACCGTTTTATGAAGAGCAGTTTTCTAAACTTGACTGGTCGGCTTATGTGTTGCCTGGTGATGCTACCAACCTGTATTCATATACTGATGTAACCAAGATTTTTGACGGCAACTTTACCGGCGGCTGGCCTAACTGTCTCTTTACGGTTGAGAGTGCCGGCAGTCCACAAATGGTGACCATAGATTTAGGCAAGCAACGTGTGTTCAGCCGTTTTATCATGAATCCTTTCATTGAAATTGGTAATGTGTACTATGTTCGTGGAAATTTAAGGGATTTTGAAATCTGGGGCTCAAACTCGCCAAATGTGAACGGCGCGCTTGATGCTTCATGGACAAAATTATTAACCTGTAACGTGGTAAAACCATCAGGATCGCCATCGGGCACAGAAACAGCTGCCGACTATAACTACGCGCATGACGGCTGGGGTTTTGACTTTCCGGCTGGATTGAGTGCTTACAGGTACATCAGGATCAGGAGTTTACGAAACTGGACAGGCTCGTACTTTATGAGCATCAGTGAGTTTACCCTGTTTGGGAAGTAG